A genomic stretch from Fusobacterium simiae includes:
- the dnaE gene encoding DNA polymerase III subunit alpha gives MENNFVHLNLHTEYSLSEGVNSIDSFLIRAKELGMTSLAVTDYANMFCAVEFYQKAKKMGIKPIIGLELPISNRDEQNIFTLTLLAKNYGGYKNLVKLASELYKGNESRELKLNKEILKEHSQDLIALSPSMNGEIGKAILTNSSDEKINRIINEYIEIFSKENFYLEIQATELPEQKIINDKFYDLAKIYDLELVATNNVYYVDRDGYELQDIIICIQSGLKVKDKNRKRAISKELYLKSKEEIQRFLGEKFEKAIENTNYIADLCNVEITFGNLQFPYYEVPSEYSGMDEYLKTICYTNIKNLYKENLTKDILDRLEYELSVIIKMGYSGYFIVVWDFISYAKRRGIPVGPGRGSAAGSLVAYCLGITMIDPIQYNLIFERFLNPERISMPDIDIDICRERRDELIDYVVHKYGRDRVAHIITFGRMKARAAIRDIGRVLDIDLKKIDKLAKLVSHFQSLEKTLKENPEVAKLYTTDIELQKVIDMSIRIENKVRHVSTHAAGILITKEDLDRTVPIYLDEKEGVIATQYQMKELEELGLLKIDFLGLKNLSNIQRTIDYIKKYKNIDVDLYKIPLDDKRVFQMLSLGDSTGVFQLESTGIRKIMKRLKPDKFEDIVALLALYRPGPLQSGMVDDFINRKNGKEKIEYPHKNLEIILKETYGVILYQEQVMKIASYMADYTLGEADLLRRAMGKKNFAIMRENREKFIQRSVQNGYTEEKSEEIFELIDKFAGYGFNKSHSVAYAMISYWTAYFKVHYPSYYYAAVMTSEISETGDIAYYFNDAKEHGVRIYSPNINSPSAYFEVKNDGITYSLAAIKNFGLTMAKKIVEDVKSNGKYTTLDEFVFRNKKNGMNKRALEALILSGALDEIKGNRKEKFLSIDKVLDYSSKASKTDEIQQMNLFGEASKTIDRFNLSISEDFTLDEKLNREKEFLGFYLSSHPLDRYRDILTTFSIKKLSEIDIEGNQVIKTFGTITNLKKIITKKQEQMAMFNLYCYDRTISCIAFPRIYERFIAELIEKKTVYIEGKIQIDNYKGESTNKLLVDRIIELDKLYEYPTKKLFILIEPEDSYRYSRLKELINSNKGKTQIVFAIKNKNERKLEAINKRIKFSKKFFEDLVTLMGISKIKIEM, from the coding sequence ATGGAGAATAATTTTGTTCATTTGAATTTACATACTGAATACAGTCTTTCAGAGGGTGTAAATAGCATAGATAGTTTTTTAATAAGAGCAAAAGAATTAGGTATGACTTCACTGGCAGTGACAGATTATGCCAATATGTTTTGTGCTGTTGAATTTTATCAAAAAGCTAAAAAAATGGGGATAAAGCCAATTATTGGTTTAGAACTTCCTATTTCTAATAGAGATGAGCAAAATATTTTCACTTTAACTTTACTTGCTAAAAACTATGGTGGATATAAAAATTTGGTAAAATTAGCCTCTGAACTGTATAAAGGAAATGAAAGTAGAGAATTAAAATTAAATAAAGAAATTTTAAAAGAACATAGTCAAGATTTAATTGCACTTTCACCTTCAATGAATGGGGAAATTGGAAAGGCTATTTTAACAAATTCATCTGATGAAAAAATTAATAGGATAATCAATGAATATATTGAAATATTTTCAAAAGAAAATTTTTATTTAGAAATTCAAGCTACTGAATTACCTGAACAAAAAATAATTAATGATAAATTTTATGATTTAGCAAAAATCTATGATTTAGAATTAGTTGCAACAAATAATGTCTACTATGTTGATAGAGATGGTTATGAATTACAAGATATTATAATTTGCATACAGTCAGGATTAAAGGTAAAAGATAAAAATAGAAAAAGAGCTATTTCAAAGGAACTATATTTAAAATCAAAAGAAGAAATACAAAGATTTTTAGGAGAAAAGTTTGAAAAGGCTATTGAAAATACAAATTATATAGCAGATTTATGTAATGTTGAAATAACTTTTGGTAATTTACAATTTCCATATTATGAAGTTCCAAGTGAATATTCTGGAATGGACGAATATTTAAAAACAATTTGCTATACAAATATTAAAAATTTATATAAAGAGAATTTGACTAAGGATATTTTAGATAGACTGGAATACGAATTATCAGTTATTATAAAAATGGGATATTCTGGTTATTTTATAGTAGTATGGGACTTTATATCTTATGCAAAAAGAAGAGGAATACCTGTTGGACCAGGTAGAGGTTCAGCAGCTGGAAGTTTAGTTGCCTATTGTTTAGGTATAACTATGATAGACCCCATACAATATAACCTTATCTTTGAAAGGTTTTTAAATCCTGAAAGAATATCTATGCCTGATATAGATATAGATATTTGTCGTGAAAGACGGGATGAACTTATAGATTATGTTGTTCATAAGTATGGTAGAGATAGGGTTGCACATATAATAACATTTGGAAGAATGAAAGCCAGAGCTGCAATAAGAGATATAGGTAGAGTTTTAGATATAGACTTAAAGAAGATTGATAAACTTGCTAAGTTGGTTTCACATTTTCAATCACTGGAAAAAACCTTAAAAGAAAATCCAGAAGTTGCAAAATTATACACAACAGATATTGAATTACAAAAAGTTATTGATATGTCTATAAGAATAGAAAATAAGGTAAGGCATGTATCAACCCACGCAGCGGGTATACTTATAACAAAAGAAGATTTAGATAGAACAGTTCCAATTTACTTAGATGAAAAAGAAGGAGTTATTGCAACTCAATATCAAATGAAAGAACTTGAAGAGTTGGGACTTTTAAAAATTGATTTCTTAGGTTTAAAAAATTTATCAAATATACAGAGAACAATAGATTATATAAAAAAATATAAAAATATTGATGTTGATTTATATAAAATTCCACTTGATGATAAAAGAGTTTTTCAAATGTTATCTTTGGGAGATTCAACAGGAGTTTTTCAGTTGGAATCAACAGGGATTAGAAAGATAATGAAAAGATTAAAACCTGATAAATTTGAAGATATAGTTGCCTTGCTGGCACTGTATAGACCAGGACCTTTACAATCTGGTATGGTTGATGATTTTATAAATCGTAAGAATGGAAAAGAAAAAATTGAATATCCTCATAAAAATTTGGAAATAATTTTAAAAGAAACTTATGGGGTAATTTTGTACCAAGAGCAAGTTATGAAAATAGCAAGTTATATGGCAGATTACACTCTTGGTGAAGCAGATTTGCTAAGACGGGCTATGGGTAAAAAGAACTTTGCTATAATGAGAGAAAATAGAGAAAAATTTATTCAAAGGTCAGTACAAAATGGCTATACAGAAGAAAAATCAGAAGAAATTTTTGAATTGATAGATAAGTTTGCAGGTTATGGATTTAATAAATCTCACTCTGTTGCCTATGCTATGATTTCTTATTGGACTGCATATTTTAAAGTACATTATCCATCATATTACTATGCAGCAGTGATGACTTCTGAAATTTCTGAAACTGGAGACATTGCATATTATTTTAATGATGCTAAGGAACATGGAGTCAGAATTTATTCTCCAAATATAAATTCTCCTAGTGCATATTTTGAAGTTAAAAATGATGGTATAACATATTCTCTTGCAGCAATTAAAAACTTTGGCTTAACTATGGCTAAAAAAATTGTAGAAGATGTTAAATCAAATGGCAAATATACAACTCTTGATGAGTTTGTTTTTAGAAATAAAAAAAATGGAATGAATAAAAGAGCTTTGGAAGCATTAATTTTATCAGGTGCCTTAGATGAAATTAAAGGGAATAGAAAAGAGAAATTTCTTTCAATAGATAAGGTATTAGATTATAGTTCAAAAGCATCAAAGACAGATGAAATTCAACAGATGAATCTTTTTGGTGAGGCAAGTAAAACAATAGATAGGTTTAATTTATCTATAAGTGAAGATTTTACCTTAGATGAAAAATTAAATAGAGAAAAAGAATTTCTAGGTTTCTATTTAAGTTCTCACCCTTTGGATAGATATAGGGATATACTTACAACATTTTCAATAAAGAAACTTTCTGAAATAGATATAGAAGGAAATCAAGTTATAAAAACTTTTGGAACTATTACAAACCTAAAGAAAATTATAACAAAAAAACAAGAACAGATGGCAATGTTTAATCTATATTGCTATGATAGAACTATATCTTGTATAGCATTTCCTAGGATATATGAAAGATTTATAGCTGAACTTATAGAAAAGAAAACTGTATATATAGAAGGAAAAATACAAATAGATAACTATAAAGGAGAAAGTACAAATAAATTATTGGTAGATAGAATAATAGAATTGGATAAACTTTATGAATATCCTACAAAAAAATTGTTTATTTTGATAGAACCAGAAGATAGTTATAGATATAGTAGGCTTAAAGAATTAATTAATTCTAATAAAGGAAAAACTCAAATTGTATTTGCTATAAAAAATAAAAATGAAAGAAAACTTGAAGCGATAAATAAAAGAATAAAATTTAGTAAAAAATTTTTTGAAGATTTAGTTACACTTATGGGGATAAGTAAAATAAAAATTGAGATGTAG
- a CDS encoding SWIM zinc finger family protein — MKLDKEKILAMSPNASAISNAKKICSNGSFVKLAHSSDDTFYMGECKGSGKSNYIVSADFIDEENPVIRCSCPSRQFPCKHGLALLFEIADEKTFEECEIPEDILAKREKKEKAKAKKEKESAEGTEKVKKAPSKTSKAARTKKINKQIEGLDLIKKITSQLLKVGLSTMGAVSLKEYKDIVKQLGDYYLPGPQILFQRLMLEVQEYKEDQDTKHYQQALECLKKLRAIEKKGREYLKEELEKENLEIGDNTLYEDLGGVWKLEQLNDLGLKKENARLIQLAFEVTYDEASKIFTDYGYWIDLDSGEISYTANYRPLSALKYIKQEDSNFSLLTVPTLTYYPGGVNKRIRWNNANFNDREDRSFKKIKTYAKNIDDAVKIAKNELKNILTDNAVALLIEFEKIMFIEEEGSKKYILVDKNQKMIELKNNGARELAKVFYELLPNECLENQVMFVKLFQEDRTIYAEAHSIITDDKIVRLGF, encoded by the coding sequence TTGAAATTAGATAAAGAAAAAATTCTTGCAATGTCCCCAAATGCATCAGCAATTTCAAATGCAAAAAAAATTTGTAGCAATGGTTCTTTTGTAAAATTAGCACACTCATCTGATGATACTTTTTATATGGGGGAATGTAAAGGAAGTGGAAAATCAAATTATATAGTTTCAGCAGATTTTATAGATGAAGAAAATCCAGTTATAAGATGTTCTTGTCCAAGTAGACAATTCCCTTGTAAGCACGGATTGGCTTTATTATTTGAGATAGCAGATGAAAAAACATTTGAAGAATGTGAAATACCAGAAGATATTTTAGCAAAGAGAGAGAAGAAAGAAAAGGCAAAGGCTAAAAAAGAAAAAGAAAGTGCAGAAGGAACAGAAAAAGTAAAAAAAGCACCTTCAAAAACTTCTAAGGCAGCTAGAACAAAGAAAATTAATAAACAAATAGAAGGTTTAGATTTAATTAAAAAGATAACTTCTCAACTTTTAAAAGTGGGACTTTCAACTATGGGTGCAGTTTCTCTTAAAGAGTATAAGGATATAGTAAAACAATTAGGAGATTACTATTTACCAGGTCCACAAATTTTATTCCAAAGACTTATGTTAGAAGTTCAAGAATATAAAGAAGATCAAGATACAAAACATTATCAACAGGCTTTAGAATGTTTAAAGAAATTGAGAGCAATAGAGAAAAAAGGTAGAGAGTATTTAAAAGAGGAGCTTGAAAAAGAAAATCTTGAAATAGGTGACAACACTCTATATGAAGATTTAGGTGGAGTATGGAAGTTAGAGCAATTAAATGATTTAGGGTTGAAAAAAGAAAATGCAAGACTTATACAATTAGCTTTTGAAGTAACTTATGATGAAGCTAGTAAGATATTCACTGATTATGGTTATTGGATAGATTTAGATAGTGGAGAAATATCATATACTGCTAATTACAGACCACTTTCTGCTTTAAAATATATTAAACAAGAGGACTCTAATTTTTCTTTATTGACAGTGCCTACTTTAACTTATTATCCAGGTGGAGTAAATAAGAGGATAAGATGGAACAATGCTAATTTTAATGATAGGGAAGATAGAAGTTTTAAAAAGATAAAGACTTATGCTAAGAATATAGATGATGCAGTTAAGATTGCTAAAAATGAGTTAAAGAATATATTAACAGATAATGCAGTAGCCTTATTAATAGAATTTGAAAAGATTATGTTTATTGAAGAAGAAGGAAGCAAAAAATATATTTTAGTAGATAAAAATCAAAAAATGATAGAGCTAAAAAATAATGGAGCAAGGGAATTAGCAAAAGTTTTCTATGAATTACTACCAAATGAATGTTTAGAAAATCAAGTGATGTTTGTAAAACTATTTCAAGAAGATAGAACTATATATGCTGAAGCACATAGCATCATAACAGATGATAAAATTGTTCGTTTAGGATTTTAG
- the citF gene encoding citrate lyase subunit alpha codes for MKFNKNAVGREIPEYLEGIGELVPFKGVDAIKPTKNKAGAKLRMRVQDEPKIVANIEEAIKKSGLKDGMTISFHHHMRNGDTVVNRVLDIISKMGIKDLTLAPSSLSPCHAPVIDHIKNGVVTGIQSSGLREPLGDEISKGILKKPVIIRSHGGRARAVEDGELHINVAFIAAPSCDEMGNINGRTGKSACGSMGYAMVDAQYADYVIAITDNLVPFPNLPASIDQTMVDAICVVDEIGDPKKIVSGAIRFSDNPRDLLIAQNAVKVIINSGYFKDGFVYQTGAAGASLAVTSLLREEMIKQNIKASLGLGGITSQLVELLQEGLMSALYDTQCFDLDAVKSIKDNARHYEISASFYANPNTPGPAVNNLDFVMLGALEIDKDFNVNVMTKSDGTINQAVGGHQDTAAGAKVSVILAPLMRARIPIIVDKVTTVCTPGEAVDVICTDYGIVVNPRRKDLIENLTKAGVELKTIEEMKELAEQLTGKPDPVEFTDEIVGVVEYRDGSIIDVIKKVKE; via the coding sequence ATGAAATTTAATAAAAATGCAGTTGGCAGAGAAATTCCTGAATACTTAGAAGGAATTGGAGAATTAGTTCCTTTTAAAGGTGTTGATGCAATAAAACCAACTAAGAATAAAGCTGGTGCAAAATTGAGAATGAGAGTTCAAGATGAGCCAAAAATAGTTGCTAATATTGAAGAAGCTATTAAAAAGTCTGGATTAAAAGATGGAATGACTATATCTTTTCACCATCACATGAGAAATGGAGATACAGTTGTAAATAGAGTTTTAGATATTATATCTAAAATGGGGATTAAAGATTTAACTTTAGCACCTAGCTCATTAAGCCCTTGTCATGCTCCAGTTATTGACCATATTAAAAATGGAGTTGTTACTGGAATACAATCAAGTGGACTTCGTGAACCATTAGGAGATGAAATTAGTAAAGGAATACTTAAAAAACCAGTTATCATAAGAAGTCATGGAGGTAGAGCAAGAGCAGTTGAGGATGGAGAATTGCATATAAATGTTGCTTTTATTGCTGCTCCTAGTTGTGATGAAATGGGAAATATTAATGGAAGAACAGGTAAGAGTGCTTGTGGTTCTATGGGATATGCTATGGTGGATGCTCAATATGCTGATTATGTTATAGCAATTACTGACAATTTAGTTCCTTTCCCAAATTTACCTGCAAGTATAGATCAAACTATGGTGGATGCTATATGTGTTGTAGATGAAATTGGTGATCCTAAAAAAATAGTTTCAGGGGCTATTAGATTTTCTGATAATCCAAGAGATTTATTAATTGCTCAAAATGCAGTTAAAGTTATTATAAATTCAGGATACTTTAAAGATGGTTTTGTTTATCAAACAGGGGCTGCTGGAGCAAGTTTAGCAGTTACAAGTCTTTTAAGAGAAGAAATGATAAAACAAAATATAAAAGCATCATTAGGACTTGGAGGAATAACCTCTCAATTAGTTGAACTTCTTCAAGAAGGACTTATGAGTGCACTATATGACACTCAATGTTTTGATTTAGATGCTGTAAAATCTATAAAAGATAATGCTAGACACTATGAAATATCTGCTTCATTCTATGCAAATCCTAATACACCAGGACCTGCTGTAAATAATCTTGATTTTGTTATGTTAGGAGCATTAGAGATAGATAAAGATTTTAATGTCAATGTTATGACAAAATCTGATGGTACAATTAACCAAGCAGTTGGTGGACACCAAGATACTGCTGCTGGAGCAAAAGTTAGTGTTATTCTTGCACCACTTATGAGAGCAAGAATCCCTATAATAGTGGATAAAGTTACAACTGTTTGTACTCCAGGTGAAGCAGTAGATGTTATTTGTACTGACTATGGAATAGTTGTAAATCCTAGAAGAAAAGATTTAATAGAAAATTTAACAAAAGCTGGTGTTGAATTAAAAACCATTGAAGAAATGAAAGAACTTGCTGAACAATTAACTGGTAAACCTGATCCTGTTGAATTTACTGATGAAATTGTTGGTGTAGTTGAATATAGAGATGGTTCTATAATAGATGTTATTAAAAAAGTAAAAGAATAA
- a CDS encoding AAA family ATPase — translation MSKKEDVQRLPAEQLFQDEIDALIKVEKNPIPTGWKMSPKSVLTYICGGKVGKKTIIPKYIGNKRLVEIAISTLVTDRALLLIGEPGTAKSWLSEHLTAAINGNSTRVIQGTAGTTEEQIRYSWNYAMLIAEGPTKEALIPSPIYKAMEDGAIARVEEISRCASEVQDALISLLSEKRLSVPELNIEIPAKKGFSVIATANTRDKGVNEMSAALKRRFNIVVLPSPNSLEAEIDIVRTRVEQLAGNLDLNAKLPEEEVIEKVCTVFRELRQGVTLDGKQKIKPTANVLSTAEAISLLANSMALAGSFGDGEISDYDLAAGLQGAIVKEDSKDGQIWEEYLENIMKKRGSEWLGLYKECKALNKATK, via the coding sequence ATGAGTAAAAAAGAAGATGTACAAAGATTACCAGCAGAGCAACTATTCCAAGATGAAATAGATGCTTTAATTAAAGTAGAAAAAAATCCTATACCTACTGGTTGGAAGATGTCACCTAAATCAGTGTTGACATATATTTGTGGAGGGAAAGTTGGTAAAAAAACGATAATACCTAAATATATAGGAAATAAAAGATTGGTTGAAATTGCTATATCAACTTTGGTGACAGATAGAGCTTTACTTTTAATTGGAGAGCCAGGGACTGCAAAATCTTGGCTATCTGAACATTTAACTGCTGCAATAAATGGAAATTCAACAAGAGTTATACAAGGTACAGCAGGAACAACAGAAGAACAAATAAGATATTCTTGGAACTATGCAATGCTTATAGCAGAAGGACCTACAAAGGAAGCCTTAATACCTAGTCCTATATATAAGGCTATGGAAGATGGAGCTATTGCAAGAGTAGAAGAAATATCTCGTTGTGCCTCAGAAGTACAAGATGCTTTAATATCATTGTTATCAGAAAAAAGATTGAGTGTACCTGAATTAAATATAGAAATTCCTGCTAAAAAAGGTTTCTCTGTTATAGCTACTGCTAACACAAGAGATAAGGGAGTTAATGAAATGTCAGCAGCATTGAAGCGTCGTTTTAATATTGTTGTATTACCAAGTCCAAATAGCCTTGAAGCAGAAATAGATATAGTTAGAACAAGAGTTGAGCAACTTGCAGGAAACTTAGACTTAAATGCAAAATTACCAGAAGAAGAAGTTATAGAAAAAGTTTGTACAGTGTTCAGAGAACTTAGACAAGGAGTTACACTAGATGGTAAACAAAAAATAAAACCTACTGCAAATGTACTATCAACAGCAGAAGCTATTTCACTTTTAGCTAATAGTATGGCTTTGGCAGGTAGCTTTGGAGATGGAGAAATATCAGACTATGATTTAGCAGCAGGTTTACAAGGAGCTATCGTTAAAGAAGATAGTAAAGATGGACAAATATGGGAAGAATACTTAGAAAATATTATGAAAAAAAGAGGTTCTGAATGGTTAGGACTTTATAAAGAATGTAAGGCACTTAATAAAGCTACTAAATAA
- a CDS encoding VWA domain-containing protein yields MDYKEDIKRWRLILGKDTEEDFSAMDSEAIPSFTEEDWLMDKALEAIYNPTGKFMGEGGLGAGKGPSNPQISRWLGDIRNLFDKELVKIIQTDAMDRCGLKQLIFEPEILEQVEPNINLASTIMLLKDQIPQKSKESVRAFIKKIVEEINKLLESDIRRAVRAALNKRQHSPIPSASSLDFKTTIQRGIKNYNKELKKIIPEHYYFFERASVNPTSKFTVILDIDQSGSMGESVIYSSVMACILASIASLKTRVVAFDTEIVDLTEKSDDPVDLLYGFQLGGGTDINKSIKYCMKYIENPKKTIFFLISDLMEDGNRGGMLRNLEDMKEAGVTVVCLLAISGDGKPYYDTQMAGKIASMGIPCFACNPEKLPLLLERVLKNLDLTSFQEEFN; encoded by the coding sequence ATGGACTATAAAGAAGATATAAAGCGTTGGAGATTAATTCTTGGAAAAGATACAGAAGAAGATTTTTCTGCTATGGACTCAGAAGCTATTCCAAGTTTTACTGAGGAAGATTGGCTTATGGATAAAGCCTTAGAAGCAATATATAATCCAACAGGAAAATTTATGGGTGAAGGTGGCTTAGGTGCAGGAAAAGGACCTTCTAACCCTCAAATTAGTAGATGGTTAGGAGATATTAGAAATCTATTTGACAAAGAGTTGGTTAAAATTATTCAAACTGATGCTATGGATAGATGTGGTTTAAAACAATTAATTTTTGAGCCTGAAATATTGGAGCAAGTTGAACCTAATATAAATTTAGCTTCTACAATTATGTTATTGAAAGACCAAATTCCACAAAAAAGTAAAGAGAGTGTGAGAGCCTTTATTAAAAAAATTGTGGAAGAAATCAATAAATTATTGGAAAGTGATATAAGGAGAGCTGTTAGAGCTGCACTTAATAAGAGGCAACATTCTCCTATTCCTTCTGCCTCATCTTTGGATTTTAAGACAACTATTCAAAGAGGAATTAAAAATTACAACAAGGAATTAAAGAAAATTATCCCAGAACACTACTATTTTTTTGAAAGAGCTAGTGTTAATCCCACAAGTAAATTTACAGTTATTTTAGATATAGACCAAAGTGGTTCTATGGGAGAATCAGTTATTTATTCTTCTGTTATGGCTTGTATATTAGCAAGTATAGCTTCTTTAAAAACTCGTGTTGTAGCTTTTGATACAGAAATTGTAGATTTAACAGAAAAATCAGATGACCCAGTTGATTTGTTATATGGTTTTCAATTAGGTGGAGGAACTGATATTAATAAATCTATAAAATATTGTATGAAATATATAGAAAATCCTAAGAAGACAATATTTTTCTTAATATCAGACCTTATGGAAGATGGAAACCGTGGTGGAATGTTAAGAAATTTAGAAGATATGAAAGAAGCAGGGGTAACTGTTGTCTGTCTTTTAGCAATTTCAGGAGATGGAAAGCCTTATTATGATACACAGATGGCAGGAAAAATAGCCTCAATGGGTATACCTTGCTTTGCTTGTAATCCTGAAAAGCTACCACTTTTACTTGAAAGAGTGTTGAAAAATTTAGATTTAACTTCTTTCCAAGAGGAATTTAATTAG
- a CDS encoding DUF5682 family protein, whose amino-acid sequence MKKQNEDKPHIFGVRHFSPAGAYYVREYLDKVKPKIVLIEGPSDFNDLIDEIVGKNVSPPIAIMAYTLQAPIETIVYPFAEFSPEYQAILWAKENKVECRFCDLPSSIFLGVENTKEKDEEQGESLNSFIHRKIDEYSEDTDSEVFWERVMEQASDYKAYHSGARDYGKNLRELTLSNTLSDAKNIIRESYMSKVVCDVCKEGYKIDEIAMIVGAFHVEGIESGKLILTEKEVKSLPQLETKKTLMPYSYYKLSTYSNYGAGNKAPGYYEFLWKGFNKRDVFFVTYTYLSKIAEYQRKTGNMVSSAQIIEAVQLAISLANIHDSKIPTLKDIQDAAITCMAHGSYSELVMAMANVEVGKKIGKIPQEAIQTSIQSDFYNLLKELKLEKYQSLSATELRLDLREKLRVQSEKAALMDLYRSYFFHKLRVLKISFVKLIEKNQENTTWSEEWVLQWSPETEIEIVETILKGDTIEFATAFELMQRIDNATSLSQMADIVKDAFYCGMPKALEKAFQALQNCISGDIPVDEITRTMASLSIMLRYGDIRKLNMDVLIPILEQLFLRVCLILVGESACDNEAATKLSESIIIFHNVVQNHDFLDRERWYNLLLEITKRDDLNTKISGLAMAILLESGKVDNETLGQEVERRLSKGIPAELGATWFEGLSMKNHYTLISRLGLWEKLQNYISALDEEEFKRALLFLRRAFADFSSNEKHDIAENIAEIWGLNKYEVSDVVNKDLEKDEEEIISKLEEFDFDDI is encoded by the coding sequence ATGAAAAAACAAAATGAGGATAAACCTCATATATTTGGAGTTAGACACTTTTCACCAGCAGGAGCTTATTATGTGAGAGAGTATTTGGATAAGGTAAAGCCAAAAATAGTTTTAATAGAAGGACCGTCAGATTTTAATGATTTAATAGATGAAATTGTAGGAAAAAATGTAAGTCCTCCTATTGCAATAATGGCTTATACTTTACAAGCACCAATAGAAACAATAGTATATCCATTTGCAGAATTTTCGCCAGAATATCAAGCTATACTATGGGCAAAAGAAAACAAGGTTGAATGTAGATTTTGTGATTTACCCTCATCTATATTTTTAGGTGTAGAAAATACCAAAGAAAAAGATGAAGAACAAGGGGAAAGTTTAAATAGTTTTATCCATAGAAAGATAGATGAATATTCAGAAGATACAGATAGTGAAGTATTTTGGGAAAGAGTTATGGAACAAGCTTCTGATTATAAAGCTTACCACAGTGGTGCTAGGGACTATGGAAAAAATTTAAGAGAACTAACTCTATCAAATACCTTGTCAGATGCTAAAAATATTATAAGAGAATCATATATGTCTAAGGTAGTTTGTGATGTGTGTAAAGAAGGTTATAAAATAGATGAAATAGCTATGATAGTTGGAGCTTTTCATGTTGAAGGAATAGAAAGTGGAAAACTTATTTTAACTGAAAAAGAAGTTAAAAGCTTACCACAGTTAGAAACAAAAAAGACATTGATGCCTTATTCTTACTATAAATTATCAACTTATTCTAACTATGGAGCAGGAAATAAAGCACCAGGTTATTATGAATTTTTATGGAAAGGTTTTAATAAAAGAGATGTATTTTTTGTGACTTACACATATCTTAGCAAGATAGCAGAATATCAAAGAAAAACTGGGAATATGGTATCCTCAGCACAGATTATAGAAGCAGTACAGTTGGCAATTTCACTGGCTAATATACACGATAGTAAAATTCCTACTCTTAAAGATATACAAGATGCAGCTATCACTTGTATGGCACATGGAAGCTACTCAGAACTTGTTATGGCAATGGCAAATGTTGAAGTTGGAAAGAAGATAGGAAAAATTCCACAAGAAGCTATACAAACTTCTATACAATCAGATTTCTATAACTTGTTAAAAGAATTAAAACTTGAAAAATATCAATCTTTAAGTGCGACTGAATTAAGATTAGATTTAAGAGAAAAATTAAGAGTACAATCTGAAAAAGCAGCTTTAATGGATTTGTATCGTTCATATTTTTTTCATAAATTAAGAGTTTTAAAAATTTCTTTTGTTAAGTTAATTGAAAAAAATCAAGAGAATACAACTTGGTCAGAAGAATGGGTTTTACAATGGAGTCCAGAAACAGAAATAGAAATTGTAGAAACTATTTTAAAAGGGGATACAATAGAATTTGCAACAGCTTTTGAGTTAATGCAAAGAATAGACAATGCTACTAGTTTATCACAAATGGCAGATATAGTAAAAGATGCTTTTTATTGTGGAATGCCTAAGGCACTTGAAAAAGCATTTCAAGCTTTACAAAATTGTATAAGTGGAGATATACCTGTTGATGAAATTACTAGAACTATGGCAAGTCTATCTATAATGTTGCGTTATGGAGATATTAGAAAATTAAATATGGATGTTCTTATTCCTATACTAGAACAACTATTTTTAAGAGTATGCTTGATTTTAGTTGGTGAATCTGCCTGTGATAATGAAGCTGCAACTAAACTTTCTGAAAGCATTATAATATTTCATAATGTAGTTCAAAATCACGATTTTTTAGATAGAGAAAGATGGTATAATCTACTTTTAGAAATAACAAAAAGAGATGATTTGAACACAAAAATATCAGGACTAGCTATGGCTATATTGTTGGAGTCAGGAAAGGTAGATAATGAAACTCTTGGGCAAGAAGTAGAAAGAAGACTATCAAAAGGTATTCCAGCAGAGCTTGGAGCAACTTGGTTTGAAGGTCTATCAATGAAAAATCACTATACTTTAATTTCAAGATTAGGTCTTTGGGAAAAACTTCAAAACTATATTTCTGCTTTAGATGAAGAAGAATTTAAAAGAGCTTTACTATTTTTAAGAAGAGCTTTTGCAGATTTTTCATCTAATGAAAAACACGATATAGCAGAAAATATTGCTGAAATATGGGGTTTAAATAAGTATGAAGTGAGTGATGTTGTAAACAAAGATTTAGAAAAAGATGAAGAAGAAATAATTTCAAAACTTGAAGAATTTGATTTTGACGATATATAA